Within Flavobacterium pisciphilum, the genomic segment AATTTCTAATAACTCTTCGTCATTAAACTTTATAAAATTAGCCGATTGCATTAGACTTTCAATTATCTCATACGAATAATGTGGCTTTCTTAAATTGACATCAAAAACCTTATAAACATCATTTTTAAGCAACTCTTCCAATGCCAATCGAGATACTGAATCTCTACAAACTAAACTTCCATAAATAAGTACATCAGCCTCGGCAACCAATTTACGAGCTGTAGTATTAAGAACAATCTTATCCCAAGCTGATGGGTAATTAATTTCATAACTGGCCGAGCCTTTATCATTTAAAGAAACCTGAACCAAACCTGTTGGAAATTCCTCTGATTTAATAATAGCATTGGTATCTAATCCTAAGCTTTTAACATGATCCATAATGGCGATTCCATCAGCATCATCGCCCACACAGCTTATCATTGCAACATCACAACCTAATGCTTTCATTCGTAAAGCTACATTAAGCGGTGCTCCTCCTATTTTTTTTTCATTATCAAAAACATCCCAAAGCACCTCACCATAAGATACTACTTTAAGTTTTTTATCATTATTCATCCTAAAAATTTTATAGTATAGTCATCAAATCAACAATCAATAAAGTAAAAATAAACTTTTATTTAAAACAATCCAATGAGTTAAACCAGATCTACAAACCAATATCAAACTCAAGATATTTTCTATAAATCAACCACAACGAATGGTCTACAAACAAAAAAGACAAGTCTGCTGGACTTGTCTTTTTTAGATATGATTTTAATTATATTTTTTGCAATTGAAGAGTTTGCTTTTTCCTTTGTATAAATATAAAAGTAATAAGTATTCCTAGAACTGACATTCCAACACCTATTAAATTAGGTGAAGCATAGCTATATCCTGCTACTAAAGGCAATCCGCCTAAAAAAGCACCTAATGCATTTCCTATATTAAAACTTGCCTGAATTACTGCCGAAGCAATCATTTCAGCTCCAGTTGCTGTTTGAATCATTAACATTTGAATTGGTGCTACAATCGAAAACGAAACACAACCCGTTAAAAACGTTAGAAACAAAGAAACGTATTGGTTAGAAGAGAAAGAATAAACCAAAAACAAATCAATAGCCATAACCAAAAGCAACATCATCACTGTGGTAGCAGGTGAAAATTTATCGGCTAATTTCCCTCCAATAAAATTTCCAATAACCATTCCCAGTCCTGCCAAAATTAAAATGTAAGGAACATTTTCGGGAGAAAACCCAGAAACATTTGTAAGCAAAGGTGCGATATAACTAATCCAAGAAAACAACCCTCCAAAACCAATGGCAGTTATTGCAATAATCAACCAAGCCTCGGCTCTTTTAAAAAACTGCAATTGAGTTTTCATACTTTCGCCAGTATTCGATTCTAAATTTGGCATCCATAAGTAGATAAAAAGAAATGTCAGTAATCCAATTACAGCAATAAGAACAAACGTATAACGCCATAAAAAATGATGTCCTATGTAAGTTCCAATTGGAACACCAATTAAATTAGCCAATGTTAATCCGGCAAACATAATAGAAACTGCCTGCGCTTCTTTTCCTTTATCAGCAAGGCGACTTGCTACAACTGCTCCCACTCCAAAAAACGCTCCGTGCGGCAAGCCCGAAAGTAACCTCGAAGCAAACAATATTTCATAAGTAGGTGCAATAATCGAAAGTGCATTAAACACTGCCAGCATCATAGCCAAGATTAAAAGCATTTTTTTTGGTGGATAATTTCTACCTATAATAACCAATAAGGGCGCACCAATCACAACACCTAAAGCATAAGCCGAAATTAAATATCCAGCTACAGGAATTGAAACATTCATATTCAGAGCAATATCTGATAACAAACCCATCATCACAAACTCTGTGATTCCGATAGTTAAACCGCCCAATGAGAGCGCAATAAGACTTTTTTTCATTTGATTTCATATAGAAAAGGAATAGATTTTCTATGGCACAAATTTACTTCTTCAGAAGCTTAAAAAAGTTGTACATTTACAACATTAACTTGTACATATAGAGCACATCGCTAACAGGATTTCAGTTTAGAACAATTAATCTTTTATAATTGATTCTCCCATCTATAAAATTCTTTTTGATATTTACTTTAATTAAGGAAATCCCCACCTTAAAGCTATCATTTTCTTCTGTCATTTTGCCTTTTATCCCTATTATCATTTCTATTTTATAGAGTTACATACCCACCTAATTTTCATACTGATATAGCATTAAGCAGGTTTTTTATCATAAAAAAAACAAGAAATATTTTATTAATTTTTAAATACTTCTTCCTAATAAATTCACTAATATTGTTACCTATTTGTAAACCAAATTAAAATTCATGAAACAAAACAAACTATTATTTTTTACACAAACTTGTTCTGTAATTAAAAAAAAACATTTTATTCTGTTTTCTCTAATTTTATTAATTAATTCTTTAATTAATAAAAATTATTCTCAAAACATCACAACATATACTCCCAAATTAAGTATACCTTCTTCTCCTGAAGCTGCCTTACTAAGCCGTTTTGGAGATATACCAATAGGATACTATACTGGAACTACAGAAATTTCTGTCCCTCTATATTCAATCAATGAGGGTGGAATACAAATTCCAATTACATTAAACTACCACAGCTCTGGTATAAAAGTCGCAGATGAAGCTACTTGGGTAGGTTTAGGCTGGGATTTAAGCCCCGAGGGAACAATAAGTGTAGAAGTGCGAGGAGAAATAGATGCATCAAAAAATCAAGAGTATTACTGTGCTAATGATCCTGAAGCAATTCAATTTAAAAATCGCTTTTTACTAATTGGAGATTATTATCACTTACTTCAAAAAGGAAGAAGACTTTCATCTACCTCCTGTAATAATGGTAGCTCCTCAAATAGTGACGAGGATCCTTATTGTATTTTAACAGACTTACTAGCAGGTAAAAGACAGCCTGATATTTACTCTTATAATTTTGGAGGATATTCAGGGCGATTCTATATAAATCCAGATACTAAAAAAGTTATATTAATGGATAATAAAAAAGAAGACATTTTCTTTGATGTTAGCTATACTGGTATAACAGCTAGAACGATTGATGGCACTATTTTTTATTTTAATGTTTTAGAAGATTCTCATGCTGGTGGTGCCTTATCTGATATTTCTGGGTTTACTTATAAGTTAAATCAAATTGACCTTCCAAATAATAAGCAAATTAATTTCTCCTATACAAATGAGCAAGCGATAAGCTTTTTTTATTCAGAGTCTGTTGATATAAATGGATCAATTAATACTAGCATAATGCAAAATACTAGTTTTGTAATTTGCAATAAAAAAACACTAACAAAAATTACAACTCCAACAACAATCATTAATTTTAATCTTGAAGATCGAGATGATATTAGCTCATCCAATGGCGTAAAAATAAAGAGACTACAATCAATTGACATACTTTCTAGTGTAAGTAATAAAAAAATCAAATCATACAACTTTAATTACTCCTATTTTAATAATAACACCATCGGATATAATCCTTCAGTTAATACTCCTGAAGCCAGTAAAAGACTAAAACTTGATTCTCTTAAGGAAATTGGATATGACATCAATGGAACACTAGATACATCTAGCCCAGATTATAAATTCAATTATAAAACTGATGTAATAATGCCTCAAAAAAATTCTTTTGCAGTAGATATTTGGGGTTATTATAATGGTCAAAACAATTCTGTTTTAGTACCTAATTTAGACTATTTCCAGTATCCATTAGAACCTCGATTCAGCATTACAAATAAGCCGTATTTTACATATCCATATTATGGAGCTATTAGATACACAGACAATGCCTATGCTGGTGCTAATATGTTAAACAAAATTAGCTACCCCACCGGCGGTTATACTGAATTTGAATATGAACCAAATACTTTTACAAATCAATTTATCCCTACAGTAGATCAATTCCTCTCAACTCGCAAATCTTTCATCTGCCGAATAGACAATTCTTTTACAAATCCACAGGATTTTTCTAAAATTTTTACAATATCAAAAAATACAACTCTGAAGATAAAAAGCTCTATAACACATGGGTTTCCAAATAAAAACCCACAAAACCCTAATGCTAATACTTCAAATATTATTTATGACATATGGTATAATTCTAAAGTTGAATTAAGAAAAACTCTTAATGGATCAACTACAGTTATAAAAAGCTGGGACCCTAAATACAGTATAACATTACAAGCATTTACAACTAGTGGTGCGCAATCTTGGGATGAAGATATTACATTAATATACGAACCTGGAGCAACTTATAATTTAAGTGTTTATTTTCCAAAAGTAGAATATACGTACAGTAATTATTACATTTCTCAAACTTATAGTAATGTCATTTACTCTGACGATTCATCGATTAATAAAACATTAAGTACTCAATGTGGGTTTAGAATTAAATCATTAAAGAATTATTCACAAACAGGCATTCTAGAAAATCACAAACAGATTAATTATTACGATGGAAAATTATTAAATAAATTTGATCCACTAACTAGCATTAACATTAATAATAAAACATCTGGAGGCGTGAGCGGAGGAATTCCCTACGAGTATATTGGCTTCCATAAAAGAATAAGTCTTTCAACTGATGATTTTGGAATAAATGGAGGTAACCTTATCGGTTATGGAAAAGTAGAAGAAGTAGAAATAAATACCAACACTCCATCCAATAATATTGGAAAAAAAACATTTTATTACAATAATGTTCCTAATAAAACTAAAACTGGTTTACCTAACATTCCGAATTTAAAAAATGGACTAATTAACAATGAAGAATATTATAATCATGCTGGAGATACGTTATTTAAAAAAAAATACTATTATAAAAATTTAATATCTCCTTCAATAAACTTTAACGGAATAAAAATGGTATTAAAATCTTATGGTTCTACAGTACCCTGTGGAGACACCTATCAACAAGGAAACTATATCACTGCTTATTATAATGATAATATCTTAAGTGGAACCCAGTACCAATATAATGTAT encodes:
- a CDS encoding RHS repeat protein, encoding MKQNKLLFFTQTCSVIKKKHFILFSLILLINSLINKNYSQNITTYTPKLSIPSSPEAALLSRFGDIPIGYYTGTTEISVPLYSINEGGIQIPITLNYHSSGIKVADEATWVGLGWDLSPEGTISVEVRGEIDASKNQEYYCANDPEAIQFKNRFLLIGDYYHLLQKGRRLSSTSCNNGSSSNSDEDPYCILTDLLAGKRQPDIYSYNFGGYSGRFYINPDTKKVILMDNKKEDIFFDVSYTGITARTIDGTIFYFNVLEDSHAGGALSDISGFTYKLNQIDLPNNKQINFSYTNEQAISFFYSESVDINGSINTSIMQNTSFVICNKKTLTKITTPTTIINFNLEDRDDISSSNGVKIKRLQSIDILSSVSNKKIKSYNFNYSYFNNNTIGYNPSVNTPEASKRLKLDSLKEIGYDINGTLDTSSPDYKFNYKTDVIMPQKNSFAVDIWGYYNGQNNSVLVPNLDYFQYPLEPRFSITNKPYFTYPYYGAIRYTDNAYAGANMLNKISYPTGGYTEFEYEPNTFTNQFIPTVDQFLSTRKSFICRIDNSFTNPQDFSKIFTISKNTTLKIKSSITHGFPNKNPQNPNANTSNIIYDIWYNSKVELRKTLNGSTTVIKSWDPKYSITLQAFTTSGAQSWDEDITLIYEPGATYNLSVYFPKVEYTYSNYYISQTYSNVIYSDDSSINKTLSTQCGFRIKSLKNYSQTGILENHKQINYYDGKLLNKFDPLTSININNKTSGGVSGGIPYEYIGFHKRISLSTDDFGINGGNLIGYGKVEEVEINTNTPSNNIGKKTFYYNNVPNKTKTGLPNIPNLKNGLINNEEYYNHAGDTLFKKKYYYKNLISPSINFNGIKMVLKSYGSTVPCGDTYQQGNYITAYYNDNILSGTQYQYNVYPINAEWNLLEQTISKQYFNNKILTTIEDYTYNSQGKIRTTSTNNSKGETIKTNYYYANDYPTQLPIEHTMVTNQMTGIPLVTENRKNNELLYKQNIQYTKDISTNNLILPKYILSEKGNGSNNITSEKKVSYNKYDDKGNIQQYTIENSSPVTILWGYNQTQPIAKIENISYANIPAGLITTAQDASNTGTETALIDALNALRIALPNAMVTTYTYIPLVGVSTITDPKGDTITYSYDNFGRLQFVKDKDKNILSENQYHYKQ
- a CDS encoding carbohydrate kinase family protein, whose product is MNNDKKLKVVSYGEVLWDVFDNEKKIGGAPLNVALRMKALGCDVAMISCVGDDADGIAIMDHVKSLGLDTNAIIKSEEFPTGLVQVSLNDKGSASYEINYPSAWDKIVLNTTARKLVAEADVLIYGSLVCRDSVSRLALEELLKNDVYKVFDVNLRKPHYSYEIIESLMQSANFIKFNDEELLEIAVVMDSPFKSLEENMEFIAQKTNSKAMCVTKGKYGASLLWEGKLYHNDGYSIKVADTVGAGDSFLGALITSLLVSNDNPQKSIDFACAVGALVAEAVGANPEISFTKIEELMLKGF
- a CDS encoding MFS transporter; translation: MKKSLIALSLGGLTIGITEFVMMGLLSDIALNMNVSIPVAGYLISAYALGVVIGAPLLVIIGRNYPPKKMLLILAMMLAVFNALSIIAPTYEILFASRLLSGLPHGAFFGVGAVVASRLADKGKEAQAVSIMFAGLTLANLIGVPIGTYIGHHFLWRYTFVLIAVIGLLTFLFIYLWMPNLESNTGESMKTQLQFFKRAEAWLIIAITAIGFGGLFSWISYIAPLLTNVSGFSPENVPYILILAGLGMVIGNFIGGKLADKFSPATTVMMLLLVMAIDLFLVYSFSSNQYVSLFLTFLTGCVSFSIVAPIQMLMIQTATGAEMIASAVIQASFNIGNALGAFLGGLPLVAGYSYASPNLIGVGMSVLGILITFIFIQRKKQTLQLQKI